tagTTAAATCtgaatttaacaaaagTCGATTAGTTTTAGGATAGCTGTTACAATCAAGATTTTGCTGAGAAAGAAGGAGTAATGCTCCTATACTTATTGTCTTAAACGATTTGCCAGAATTTTAACTATTGTTCTTAAACATTCCTTTTTACACAATTAATTAACAGGCAAATTCATTCAACTGAAATACCCTGTCATTTGCTTACTATACtagttaattaattttcattaatgtATTATATTAGTCCGAACTTGAAAATTAACAACGCATTGCGTTATGCCACTCAATTTTATATAACGAATGTTAAGATAGATGGTTTGTTGgaaaattctttaactGCTTGTAGTACGGAGTATGCACTGTGTTCTTCGCCATTTACAGAATTGTGGGAAGGGTTTATATAAGGGCGATTTTCGACTATGGAACCAGCTCAGAAGAAACTAAGGCAAGAGTCAAAGAACCCGTATTTGGCACACTTAAACAATGGTGATGATTCTGAGGAAGTTGTTTCTTCGAAAGGGTTGACGCGACGTGCTACGACTGTTGCACAAGCAGCTAAGGCTGAAGAAGGAccaaacaatttttttaatgataaaCCTTTTAgtcaaaattattttaagaTTTTGGAAACTCGAAGAGAGCTTCCTGTATACCAGCAAAGAGAAGaatttctcaaaatttatCACGAGAATcaaattattgttttcgTTGGTGAAACTGGTTCTGGTAAAACAACACAAATTCCTCAGTTTGTTCTTTATGATGAATTGCCTCATTTAACAAATACACAAATTGCATGTACTCAACCACGTCGTGTTGCAGCTATGTCCGTTGCAAAACGTGTCGCTGACGAAATGGACGTTGACTTGGGCGAGGAAGTTGGTTACAACATTCGTTTTGAAGACTGTAGTGGACCTAACACTCTGTTAAAATATATGACAGATGGTATGCTTTTGCGTGAAGCCATGACAGACCATATGCTCTCTCGTTATTCTTGTATTATTCTTGATGAAGCACATGAGCGTACCTTGGCAACTGATATTTTGATGGGTCTAATGAAGCGTTTGGCTACACGTAGACCCGACCTTAAGATTATTGTCATGTCTGCAACTTTGGATGctaaaaagtttcaaaaatacttttttgatGCTCCCCTTTTAGCTGTTCCAGGTAGAACTTACCCTgttgaaatttattataccCAAGAACCTGAGCGCGATTATTTAGAAGCCGCGCTTCGTACAGTGCTTCAAATTCATGTTGAAGAGGGCCCCGGTGATATCTTAGTGTTCCTTACAGGTGAAGAAGAGATTGAAGATGCTTGCCGTAAGATTACTTTGGAAGCTGATGATCTTGTACGTGAAGGAGCCGCTGGTCCATTGAAGGTGTATCCACTTTATGGTTCTTTACCGCCAAATCAACAGCAACGTATATTCGAACCAACTCCGGAAGATACAAAATCGGGTTACGGCCGTAAAGTAGTTATATCTACAAACATCGCAGAAACATCCTTAACTATCGATGGTATCGTTTATGTGGTGGATCCTGGttttagtaaacaaaaaatttataatcCCCGAATCCGAGTTGAGTCTTTGCTTGTAAGTCCTATTAGCAAAGCCAGTGCACAACAGCGTGCTGGTCGTGCTGGACGTACTCGACCTGGTAAATGTTTCCGCCTTTACACAGAGGAAGCTTTTCGCAAAGAATTGATTGAGCAAACGTATCCTGAGATTTTACGCAGCAATCTCTCGAGTACTGTCTTAGAATTGAAGAAACTAGGTATTGATGACCTCGTTCATTTTGATTATATGGATCCACCCGCTCCGGAGACTATGATGCGTGCTTTAGAAGAGCTGAACTATTTGAACTGTCTGGACGATAATGGCGACTTGACTCCTTTAGGTCGTAAAGCGTCTGAATTCCCACTTGATCCAAATTTGGCTGTAATGCTTATCAGAAGTCCAGAGTTTTATTGCTCAAACGAAGTTTTATCTTTAACAGCTCTTTTATCTGTTCCTAATGTTTTCGTCAGACCTAACTCTGCAAGGAAATTAGCGGATGAGATGCGACAACAATTTACTCATCCTGATGGTGATCACTTGACCTTATTGAACGTTTATCATGCTTATAAATCAGGTGAAGGGACTGCTGACTGGTGTTGGAATCATTTCTTGTCGCATAGAGCGCTAATCAGTGCTGACAATGTAAGAAAACAATTGCGGAGGACAATGGAACGTCAAGAGGTTGAACTCATATCTACCCCTTTTGATGACAAAAACTACTATGTAAATATCCGCCGTGCTCTTGTTAGTGGATTTTTCATGCAAGTTGCCAAAAAGTCTGCAAATGGTAAAAACTATGTGACTATGAAAGATAATCAAGTGGTTTCACTGCATCCTTCATGTGGTTTGTCAGTGACTCCAGAGTGGGTGGTTTATAATGAATTTGTACTTACTaccaaaagttttattcGAAATGTCACAGCTATTCGTCCTGAATGGTTAATAGAACTAGCTCCCAATTACTATGATTTGGATGATTTCGACAATAATAAAGAAGTCAAATCAGCACTCCAAAAAGTATATCAAATGGCTGCTAGATCAAAAAAGAACGCTCGACGTTAAAATCTAATTTACTGCTCGGTgaattacaaatatttagaAGAAGTGGATAGCGTCTACTTTTAATGGTGTTTTGgataattattttgttgaCTTGGGATATttatacatattttttaattcgaTCCTTTATATTTTGATCTCTACATTTATTTAGACTTGGTAATATCAGTGTATATTACTGCATGGGGCTAAACCAGAactaaaattaataaaatatttctaCAGTTGAAACTACTTTTCATATGCAATGAATAATGTGTATTGGTAACCGCGGTAATTTTAAGTTAGcagttttatttataatctAAAGGCTTTTCCTCcgaaataattattaacatgttttttaaaaaactttttaaaaagtcgTGCAGCTTTATGCCAAAAATATGAGTGTATTAGTTTTTCTGACCTACGGTATAGGCCTCTCCTGACACCTATAATGTGATTACTGACTTCACTAGAGCAAAGTGAATAACCGAAGGTAAAATAATTGATATTCATTTTGTCTTGCAGTTATAATGGAAGCTAAATACTAGCAttgaaaaactaaaatttttgtagaTTATTTGGGTTAGTCGgtatttatcaaaaaaaaatgcggATATCAAGATTGCTGATTAGAGTACTTTTGGGATTCGTGATACTTTTCATTACATACATCCTCTTTCCTTCAATACCAAAAGCATTGGTGAATACTTTAAATGTGTATAAACTAGAGGAGCGTTTAAACTATTACAATGATCGTTTATTAGAtggaaatttgaaatcgAAGGAATTGGAGAATGCTACGTTCGTAACTTTAGCACGGAATGCGGACCTTTACGatttaattgaaacaataaatatatatgaaAATCGGTTTAATTCGAAGCACAACTATCCTTGGGTTTTTCTAAATGATGAACCATTTACTCGAACTTTTGAAGTGGTCATGTCTCGTCTAACTAGTGGTCCAACATATTTTGGTGTCGTGAACAGTAGTGAATGGGATATTCCAAAATGGATAGATATGGATATTGCACATTCCAATTGGAATCGCCTATCAAGGGAAGGCGTACTTTATGGAGGCATGAAATCATATCGTCAAATGTGTCGATATTTCTCtggatttttttggagACATCCTTTACTTGATCcttataaatattattggAGAGTTGAACCTTCAACTAAGCTTTTATGTGAAGTGAACAAAGATCCTTTCCGACAACTGAGATTACTGAATAAAACCTATGGATTTGTCATAACGTTATTTGAGATCGGACAAACAGTACCATCATTATGGAATAGTACCTTGGAATTTATTGAGAAATATCCTGAAACACTGGCGAAAAACAATTTATGGGAATGGATTTCAGATGataatggaaaaaaatttagccACTGCCATTTTGTAAGTGAAGCGAGTAACAATATTTCTATTTACTAACTATTGCAAGTGGTCAAACTTTGAAATAGCGGATCTCGATTTTTTCAGAAGTGATTCTTacagaaaatattttgattttttagataaaAAGGGtggctttttttatgaGGTATGACCAAACGTCAACGGAAGAATTTGCAACATTgctaaaacaatttttagaGATGGGGTGATGCTCCAGTACATTCTATAGCATTAAGTTTATTTCTCGATAGAAACAAACTGCATTACTTTGACGAAATAGGATATTCTCATGctcctcttcttcattgCCCTAGAAAGGGACGTTGCTTCTGTAAACCGGAAGAGATTGATTGTAAGTATAATTAATATACTGCACATTTGCTGACAATTTATTAGTATCGTCCAACTCTTCTTGCATAGCTAGGTTCATTAACCTAACTAACGAAGACTACGATGAATTATAATGCTTTTGTTGCAATCAAAATGAACAGAACTTTTTAGGCTAACAATTTGTGTATTGGAAATGTCATTATGCAACGAGGTCAGGATAACCCTGAGTAAGATATtaaatgtattttattgtgttttaatttattactACAAGGAATTCTTCTCAAAGTGTTTACTTCATTGCACTGTTATCGTAAGCAAGTCGACATGCGTAAATCAACagaatatttgtttttgttttggatTCATAACTCTGAACAATAATTagttaaacaaaattttctcttatttaacaatttatttaaatccCTTACCAGCACTACTATTctataattatttattaatgcACACACTTTCTTTGTCAAAATAGTGTAACAACTATATTGTTATAAGTCTCATAAAATGGTTTAACATGCCCATTAAAAGGTccgtattttttttaagcaattaaaattttttacgctatatttatttattgtatttgCTGTAAATTTATCTGAAAACGTCACAGGAGTTCCTAatgtcaattttttttcgacaAAATTATTCTGTACTTAGCCAACATGTCGTCCAAATCAGCGTCCAAACTGAAAAGAGAGGTAAGTTCCTATTAATGAATGCTGTAGAGAAAAAAGTCAAATAAATAGcttatttctaatttttttcgattgcttttaaaatttttaagctCAATCGCTAACAAATGTTTAGGCTAAAAAAGCTGAGCGCTTAGCTGCTAAAGGCGAGAGCGTTAAGCCCTCTAAAAAGAATGGAActaaaaatggaaaagatAAAGAAGTCGATGGAGTCACAAAAGATTTGTCGGAACTTTCTACTAGCGACcctatttttgaaagaagtGCTTCTGGTGTCTTAACTAGTCAACCAATGAGTCGCGATATTAAAATTGACAGTTACACCCTTTCTTTTCACGGACGTCTGTTGATAGAGAATGCCACTATCGAACTCAACCATGGTCAACGCTATGGTCTTTTGGGTGATAACGGTTCCGGTAAAAGTACATTCTTGGAATCCGTGGCTGCTCGTGATGTGGAATATCCAGAACACATTGATAGCTACTTGTTGAACGCAGAGGCTGAACCCTCTGATGTTAATGCTGTCGACTATATTATTCAGTCAGCAAAAGACAAGgttcaaaaattggaaGCCGAAATTGAAGAGTTATCAACTGCCGATGATGTTGATGATGTTCTATTAGAATCCAAGTATGAAGAGTTGGATGATATGGATCCTAGCACCTTTGAGGCAAAAGCAGCTATGATTTTGCATGGTTTGGGATTTACCCAGGAAATGATGGCCAAACCCACAAAGGACATGTCTGGTGGTTGGCGTATGCGTGTTGCACTTTCTCGTGCTCTTTTCATCAAACCCTCTTTGCTTCTTTTGGACGAACCTACCAACCATTTGGACTTAGAAGCCGTTGTTTGGTTGGAGAATTACTTAGCGAAATACGACAAAATTCTTGTTGTCACTTCCCACTCTCAAGATTTCCTCAACAACGTCTGTACCAatattattgatttaaCTTCTAAAAAGCAGCTTGTCTACTATGGTGGTAATTTCGACATTTATATGCGTACtaaggaagaaaatgaaaccAATCAGATGAAGGCTTACTTAAAACAGCAAGAGGAAATTGCtcatattaaaaagtttattgCTAGTGCTGGTACCTATGCAAACTTGGTACGCCAAGCCAAGTCGAAACAAAAGATTATCGATAAAATGGAGGCTGCCGGTTTAGTTGAGAAGCCCGAACCTCCTCGTCAATTCAGCTttgaatttgatgaagTTCGCAAATTACCACCACCTATCATTGCTTTTAACGACGTTGCTTTCTCTTATGATGGTAATCTTGATCACGCTTTGTACCGTGACTTGTCCTTTGGTATCGATATGGACTCCCGTGTCGCCATTGTGGGTAAAAATGGTACCGGAAAGTCTACATTGTTGAACTTAATCACTGGGCTTTTGATTCCCATTGAAGGCAATGTCTCTCGTTACAGTGGATTGAAGATGGCTAAATACTCTCAGCACAGTGCCGATCAGCTTCCCTATGACAAGTCTCCACTTGAATACATCATGGATACTTACAAGCCTAAATTTCCCGAGAGAGAACTTCAGCAATGGCGCAGCGTTTTGGGCAAATTCGGTTTGTCTGGTCTTCACCAAACCAGTGAAATCCGTACTTTATCTGATGGCTTGAAAAGCCGTGTTGTGTTTGCAGCACTCGCTTTGGAACAACCCCACATTCTTTTACTTGATGAACCTACGAATCACTTGGATATTACCTCTATTGATGCCCTAGCCAAAGCCATTAACGTATGGACTGGTGGTGTTGTTTTGGTTTCTCACGATTTCCGTCTAATTGGTCAAGTTTCTAAAGAGTTGTGGGAAGTTAAAGACAAGAAGGTTGTGAAATTGGACTGCTCCATTGAGGAATATAAGAAGTCGATGGCCAAAGAAGTTCAATCTCGTGATACTACTGCCAAAGTTAAGCATTTGATTTAGTTAATTTATAGATTTTTGGTTAGGGAATATGTGATACATTTTGAGTAGTGGGATTAAtataaaatgtttattaCTTATTTGAAAGTGTTTAAGAAGCGTATTGCTTTTGGTCTCATCGTTGTAATTGTCAAGCTCTATCATTGAGTGAAGCTATTAAGCCAAAATTTCATCTCTGTGTACTGTTCAAGAATTGTCGTTAAGTCCGATTTAGAGTGGAATTATCTTTTTCCACCGACTATAGGTAAACTGTACTTCTCAGCATTTATGCGTGAAACTTTATACAGCATCGGTTTTGAAAACTATGTACGCTTCTTCTCGAAAAGACTAATAATAACCCattctattaaaaaatgccaGTGAGCTCGTAATTTCTCTAGTACCTTAGAAAACGCTACACAGCAATCTCGTGAATTCACATAGTAAGCGCAAACTGTTGAGAAAAATCCAGGTTAGTaatcaataaataagaaatgcaaatattctatattattaattgtATACCAGATCGCTATGCTGTTTACACATAAAGTCGATTTGCCATAGCTTGTTAGCAAGCTGATGATACGCAAGAGTAGCCTGTCACCTCTGTAACGGTCTCAACTTACCAAAAGCAACACACGGTTAGAAAGACTTATAACTTGCTTTTTACTATATACAAAATTCCATAATTAATGTCTATAGATCCAGCAAATGATAGTAAGCTTGCTCCGGAGGCGAATGACGCTACTCTAGGAGACGTTGACAGATGGATCGAacagttgaaaaaatgcgAGCCTCTGAGCGAAGCTGACGTTGAAATGTTATGCGATAAGGTAAGTGAACACTAAGGAGAGTATATATGTGTATCAGGCTTGGTTGGATATATCCCAACTTTGCAAGTTCTCATTTTCTCTTGATTTCTTGAGATTGTTCAGTTTGATATGTTTGAGTTTGAACTATCCAGCTTATTTCGGTTTGATTTCTAAAAAGATTAATATTACATTAATGTCGGGTTTCTAGAAATCTCATCCTATAAATATATGGTGGTTAAAAATTACGTCGGAGACTCTCATCTATACCAGCATTTTTCGTGTTTTCGCAGTTTTTGCTAACCATTTTTTCTAGGCTCGTGAGGTTTTATGTCAGGAAAATAATGTCCAACCTGTCCGAAATCCAGTTACTGTTTGCGGTGATATTCATGGACAGTTTCATGATCTGAtggaattatttaaaattggaGGTGATGTGCCTGATATGAACTATCTTTTTATGGGTGACTATGTTGACAGAGGTTATCACAGCGTCGAAACTGTAAGTTTGCTTGTTGCAATGAAGTTACGCTACCCTAACCGAATTACGATTCTTCGAGGAAATCATGAATCTAGACAAATCACTCAAGTTTACGGATTTTATGATGAATGTTTGCGTAAATATGGATCCGCTAATGTTTGGAAACATTTcacaaatttatttgacTATTTCCCTTTAACTGCTTTAATTGAAGACCGTATTTTCTGCCTACATGGAGGTCTTTCCCCGAGCATTGATTCATTAGACCATGTACGGACTTTGGATCGTGTACAAGAAGTTCCCCATGAAGGTCCGATGTGTGATTTGCTTTGGTCAGACCCTGATGATAGATGTGGTTGGGGAATTTCTCCTCGTGGTGCCGGATACACCTTCGGACAAGACATTTCTGAGACATTTAATCACGCAAATGGATTAAGTTTAACGGCACGAGCCCATCAGCTAGTTATGGAAGGATTTAATTGGGCACATGATGGAGACGTAgttacaattttttctgCCCCAAATTATTGTTATCGCTGTGGTAATCAAGCAGCTATTTTGGAAGTTGATGATACGATGAATCAAGTCTTTTTACAATTCGATCCTGCCCCACGAGAAGGCGAACCGGTAATAGCTCGAAGGACACCAGACTACTTCctttaaaagtttcaattCTCTAATGAGTGATCAATCGATTGTgattgtttcaaaaaatttatccaCCTTTCTGATTTTTGAGTTAATACTCAAGATTAAAAAGACTACTTTGTACATCCTCCGCATACGAATCTTCAGACTgtcttttcatttccaGGACTTGTCAAGTACCTTTTTTGCAAGGAAATCTTAAAATCCTTATATGTATTCCACTTCAAGCCATTGCAACCGTGTCTTATACGTACGTGAAATATTCTTGTTAATTTTGATAAGCACACTAGGATTTTTGGTTGTGGACTTATTTCTTCGAGAAATATCTGCTATTTAATATGTCGTGATAGCGATTAACGACTGCTGCATAGTTGGATGGTATTGTTTTGAGACAATATTATGAGTTAGAATTAGGCATGCTTAAGCAGTCATGTGCTGTAATGAATTAAACATCCTAAAGCTTTATGACCAAACTTTTTAAGCCAGCTTCATGATTCCATATTTGTAGAAGTTTGTCTATAAAgaacttttaaagaaaaaaaatggtttatTTGTCtagatatttatttattattgatACTTGTCAGATAAACCTACAATAACTACATATTTGAATTgtacaacttttttattcaagTATAAGGGGATACTTTTGCATTTCACAAACCTTGAAGGCAAGAAGAGTACTCAAGgattatatatatttttagcGGTTTAAGAAACTACCACCAAAGGGAAAGTAAAGTTACATTAGACTACGATAAAATAAGAACCATCTGACTTGCATGAATCAGGCGTCACatacaaaattattgatttaCGTCTTGGAATAAGAGATTCAAGGTTGCATTAATTGAGAATGAGAAGGGGGTTTGTATCAGTAAATGACTAtaacaagaaaaaggaagTCTGCAATTGCCATCTTGACTGCTG
This region of Schizosaccharomyces pombe strain 972h- genome assembly, chromosome: II genomic DNA includes:
- the ppa2 gene encoding serine/threonine protein phosphatase PP2A catalytic subunit Ppa2, which codes for MSIDPANDSKLAPEANDATLGDVDRWIEQLKKCEPLSEADVEMLCDKAREVLCQENNVQPVRNPVTVCGDIHGQFHDLMELFKIGGDVPDMNYLFMGDYVDRGYHSVETVSLLVAMKLRYPNRITILRGNHESRQITQVYGFYDECLRKYGSANVWKHFTNLFDYFPLTALIEDRIFCLHGGLSPSIDSLDHVRTLDRVQEVPHEGPMCDLLWSDPDDRCGWGISPRGAGYTFGQDISETFNHANGLSLTARAHQLVMEGFNWAHDGDVVTIFSAPNYCYRCGNQAAILEVDDTMNQVFLQFDPAPREGEPVIARRTPDYFL
- a CDS encoding ATP-binding cassette sub-family F protein, with amino-acid sequence MSSKSASKLKREAKKAERLAAKGESVKPSKKNGTKNGKDKEVDGVTKDLSELSTSDPIFERSASGVLTSQPMSRDIKIDSYTLSFHGRLLIENATIELNHGQRYGLLGDNGSGKSTFLESVAARDVEYPEHIDSYLLNAEAEPSDVNAVDYIIQSAKDKVQKLEAEIEELSTADDVDDVLLESKYEELDDMDPSTFEAKAAMILHGLGFTQEMMAKPTKDMSGGWRMRVALSRALFIKPSLLLLDEPTNHLDLEAVVWLENYLAKYDKILVVTSHSQDFLNNVCTNIIDLTSKKQLVYYGGNFDIYMRTKEENETNQMKAYLKQQEEIAHIKKFIASAGTYANLVRQAKSKQKIIDKMEAAGLVEKPEPPRQFSFEFDEVRKLPPPIIAFNDVAFSYDGNLDHALYRDLSFGIDMDSRVAIVGKNGTGKSTLLNLITGLLIPIEGNVSRYSGLKMAKYSQHSADQLPYDKSPLEYIMDTYKPKFPERELQQWRSVLGKFGLSGLHQTSEIRTLSDGLKSRVVFAALALEQPHILLLDEPTNHLDITSIDALAKAINVWTGGVVLVSHDFRLIGQVSKELWEVKDKKVVKLDCSIEEYKKSMAKEVQSRDTTAKVKHLI
- the omh2 gene encoding alpha-1,2-mannosyltransferase Omh2; this encodes MRISRLLIRVLLGFVILFITYILFPSIPKALVNTLNVYKLEERLNYYNDRLLDGNLKSKELENATFVTLARNADLYDLIETINIYENRFNSKHNYPWVFLNDEPFTRTFEVVMSRLTSGPTYFGVVNSSEWDIPKWIDMDIAHSNWNRLSREGVLYGGMKSYRQMCRYFSGFFWRHPLLDPYKYYWRVEPSTKLLCEVNKDPFRQLRLLNKTYGFVITLFEIGQTVPSLWNSTLEFIEKYPETLAKNNLWEWISDDNGKKFSHCHFWSNFEIADLDFFRSDSYRKYFDFLDKKGGFFYERWGDAPVHSIALSLFLDRNKLHYFDEIGYSHAPLLHCPRKGRCFCKPEEIDLSSNSSCIARFINLTNEDYDEL
- the prp43 gene encoding ATP-dependent RNA helicase Prp43, which encodes MEPAQKKLRQESKNPYLAHLNNGDDSEEVVSSKGLTRRATTVAQAAKAEEGPNNFFNDKPFSQNYFKILETRRELPVYQQREEFLKIYHENQIIVFVGETGSGKTTQIPQFVLYDELPHLTNTQIACTQPRRVAAMSVAKRVADEMDVDLGEEVGYNIRFEDCSGPNTLLKYMTDGMLLREAMTDHMLSRYSCIILDEAHERTLATDILMGLMKRLATRRPDLKIIVMSATLDAKKFQKYFFDAPLLAVPGRTYPVEIYYTQEPERDYLEAALRTVLQIHVEEGPGDILVFLTGEEEIEDACRKITLEADDLVREGAAGPLKVYPLYGSLPPNQQQRIFEPTPEDTKSGYGRKVVISTNIAETSLTIDGIVYVVDPGFSKQKIYNPRIRVESLLVSPISKASAQQRAGRAGRTRPGKCFRLYTEEAFRKELIEQTYPEILRSNLSSTVLELKKLGIDDLVHFDYMDPPAPETMMRALEELNYLNCLDDNGDLTPLGRKASEFPLDPNLAVMLIRSPEFYCSNEVLSLTALLSVPNVFVRPNSARKLADEMRQQFTHPDGDHLTLLNVYHAYKSGEGTADWCWNHFLSHRALISADNVRKQLRRTMERQEVELISTPFDDKNYYVNIRRALVSGFFMQVAKKSANGKNYVTMKDNQVVSLHPSCGLSVTPEWVVYNEFVLTTKSFIRNVTAIRPEWLIELAPNYYDLDDFDNNKEVKSALQKVYQMAARSKKNARR